From a single Aquincola tertiaricarbonis genomic region:
- a CDS encoding ParA family protein, with translation MLGIEKGSLSHRITRGDLPAGRLNDAGSRREFSLAEARTWIREYRKEWLRPAGGEAVTIAIGNFKGGVTKTTTAVTLAQGLTLLGHKVLVVDTDPQGSLTTLFGILPDTEVEEDDTILPLAMGSETSIRYAIRPTYWDGIDLVAAAPMLFGAEFALPARQTQEPGFEFWRVLDLGIDDVRGDYDVIVIDTPPSLSYTTINAFMASNGIIMPLPPNALDFASASQFWSLFADLTSELLTKRGLTKEFDFIHVLLARVDSADAASNIVRQWIGQTYAEKVLPVEIPKTAVAATTSAEFGTVYDIARYDGSAKTFKRARDAYDTFVSHIERSVWSVWRRQVLEQAALNGGAGAAGGVPAAAPTARGTR, from the coding sequence ATGCTGGGCATCGAAAAAGGATCGCTCAGCCACCGCATCACCCGTGGTGACCTGCCGGCGGGCCGGCTGAACGATGCCGGCAGCCGGCGGGAGTTCAGCTTGGCGGAAGCCCGGACCTGGATCCGCGAATACCGCAAGGAGTGGCTGAGGCCCGCAGGCGGTGAGGCGGTGACCATCGCGATCGGCAACTTCAAAGGCGGGGTGACCAAGACCACCACCGCGGTGACGCTGGCGCAGGGCTTGACCCTGCTGGGCCACAAGGTGCTGGTGGTCGACACCGATCCGCAGGGCTCGTTGACCACCCTGTTCGGCATCCTGCCCGACACGGAGGTGGAGGAGGACGACACCATCCTGCCGTTGGCGATGGGCTCGGAAACTTCGATCCGCTATGCCATCCGCCCGACTTACTGGGACGGCATCGATCTGGTGGCCGCGGCGCCCATGCTGTTCGGCGCCGAATTTGCGCTGCCCGCTCGGCAGACGCAGGAGCCGGGCTTCGAGTTCTGGCGGGTGCTGGACCTGGGCATTGACGATGTGCGTGGCGACTACGACGTGATCGTGATCGACACGCCGCCTTCGCTGTCTTACACCACCATCAATGCCTTCATGGCGTCCAACGGCATCATCATGCCGCTGCCGCCCAATGCGCTGGACTTCGCATCGGCTTCTCAGTTTTGGAGCCTGTTTGCCGACCTGACCTCGGAACTGCTGACCAAACGCGGACTCACCAAGGAATTCGACTTCATCCACGTGCTGCTGGCGCGGGTGGATTCGGCGGATGCGGCCAGCAACATCGTGCGGCAGTGGATCGGCCAGACTTATGCCGAAAAAGTGCTGCCGGTGGAAATTCCGAAAACCGCGGTAGCGGCCACCACCAGCGCAGAGTTCGGCACCGTCTACGACATTGCGCGCTATGACGGCAGCGCGAAGACCTTCAAGCGCGCGCGCGACGCGTACGACACCTTCGTTTCGCATATCGAGCGTTCGGTGTGGTCGGTGTGGCGCCGTCAGGTGTTGGAGCAGGCGGCTTTGAATGGTGGCGCCGGCGCGGCGGGTGGTGTGCCGGCCGCGGCGCCCACGGCACGAGGAACTAGGTGA
- a CDS encoding replication initiation protein: MTSELVLTEQTPLFEAGAPEFAAAVVPPSPRRAARGRAPVAEITVPLRKPVNTLAIVPKSQRITSLGRKSYNVLLFEAQSQGLDKDVFSAPLERIIRGVDFDSNDQELIKKHLRAMVSTTVEWQSPTTGEGTTWNVSGLLAHARLSKIRGQVWVEWSYAVNLKQELLQPTVFARLSLEIISQLRSHAGIALYEICSRYKDIGRTSRQAWAWWRPVLSGRPENEKTAKLEYRIFKRDTLKPAIAEVCAITDIDVELVEHKAGRFVSELQFLIRPKAREAMPPRQPPQPVDLSAVTQARVLGIDDNRAEELIETYGQQAFTEGLEALRKRLETAFPEPLRDPFRYLKALLSGEATQRAAKAAIERHDAPAASPAESAAAARSEEDRAAQARREARWTEAWIRQRREQIVRDIAGLSAEEQARLSQALLEDMEARQVHPSIRKRLQTSGWQHALVVAEMIRFYAVGAIGDDWDRPTPEQLLAIASQLGDGAPGGRGT; this comes from the coding sequence ATGACGTCCGAGCTGGTCCTCACCGAGCAGACGCCGCTCTTCGAGGCCGGCGCGCCTGAGTTCGCCGCCGCGGTGGTGCCGCCATCGCCGCGTCGGGCTGCGCGTGGGCGCGCGCCGGTGGCTGAGATCACCGTGCCGCTGCGCAAGCCGGTCAACACGCTGGCCATCGTGCCCAAGTCGCAGCGCATCACCTCGCTGGGCCGCAAGAGCTACAACGTGCTGCTGTTCGAGGCTCAGTCCCAGGGCCTGGACAAGGACGTGTTCAGCGCGCCGCTGGAACGCATCATCCGCGGCGTCGATTTCGACTCCAACGACCAGGAACTGATCAAGAAGCACCTGCGCGCGATGGTCTCCACCACGGTGGAGTGGCAGTCGCCCACCACCGGTGAAGGCACCACCTGGAACGTCAGCGGCCTGCTGGCGCATGCGCGGCTCAGCAAGATCCGCGGCCAGGTGTGGGTGGAGTGGTCGTATGCGGTCAACCTGAAGCAGGAGCTGCTGCAGCCCACCGTGTTCGCCCGGCTGTCGCTGGAGATCATCTCGCAGCTGCGCTCGCACGCCGGCATCGCGCTCTACGAGATCTGCTCGCGCTACAAGGACATCGGCCGCACCTCGCGCCAAGCCTGGGCCTGGTGGCGCCCGGTGCTCAGCGGCCGGCCCGAGAACGAGAAGACCGCCAAGCTCGAGTACCGCATCTTCAAGCGCGACACGTTGAAGCCGGCCATCGCCGAGGTGTGCGCCATCACCGACATCGACGTCGAGCTGGTGGAGCACAAGGCGGGCCGCTTCGTGTCCGAGCTGCAGTTCCTCATCCGCCCCAAGGCGCGCGAGGCGATGCCGCCGCGCCAGCCGCCGCAGCCGGTGGACCTGAGCGCCGTCACCCAGGCGCGGGTACTGGGCATCGACGACAACCGCGCCGAAGAGCTGATCGAGACCTATGGCCAGCAGGCCTTCACCGAAGGTCTGGAGGCCTTGCGCAAGCGGCTGGAAACCGCCTTCCCTGAGCCGCTGCGCGACCCGTTCCGCTACCTCAAGGCCCTGCTGTCGGGTGAAGCGACGCAGCGCGCCGCCAAGGCCGCGATCGAGCGCCACGACGCGCCTGCCGCCAGCCCGGCCGAGTCCGCGGCCGCAGCCCGCAGCGAAGAAGACCGCGCCGCGCAGGCGCGCCGTGAGGCCCGCTGGACCGAGGCCTGGATCCGCCAGCGCCGCGAGCAGATCGTGCGCGACATCGCCGGCCTGTCGGCCGAGGAGCAGGCCCGGCTGTCGCAGGCACTGCTGGAAGACATGGAGGCGCGCCAGGTGCACCCCTCCATCCGCAAGCGGCTGCAGACCAGCGGCTGGCAGCATGCGCTGGTGGTGGCCGAGATGATCCGCTTCTACGCGGTGGGTGCCATCGGCGACGACTGGGACCGCCCGACGCCCGAGCAGCTGCTGGCCATCGCCAGCCAGCTGGGCGACGGCGCGCCTGGCGGCCGGGGGACTTAA
- a CDS encoding sensor histidine kinase, protein MQSLSALEPLARTTAPGPADAVAAGAASARSRRGARLQPWWAALRQSALAIGLSGFLLALLWLGIGYELAEERSGAVQQAQRNLGNLTRAFAEHTTKTIEGADQAVRYVRNEYLERGAAFDVGAFLARGVVGPEYHLVSIIGANGLVSHSTQPFQRVDLRDREHFKVHAQGGADKLFISKPVLGRVSNKWSIQLTRRIDAPGGRFDGVVVLSMSPDYLTRFYGEVDLGRHGAIMLVGEDGVVRASASPADNAGLHNIAQTALFRQAMAGQVGTLRSASPIDGIDRQWAYRRLDAYGLIVLCGVGMDEVLADSNELRRTALAGAVLVSLVVLAFMVLLVRHAHRQIALVAALEAGRSAAQAGNRLKTRFLASVSHELRTPLNGILGYAETIRDTSPDAEARDHAAVIHASASQLHGMVNNILDLVKIETGRMPVQPVDVAVSPWLRDLHARHAGTAQARGLRLWLALQPGCPDDVHTDPARLDRVLDQLVANALKFTAEGEVSIIARGGEGGALMIDVADTGVGMSADKLAGVFHSFETALGSFDHAGQGAGLGLPLAQQLVQRLGGQLTLASTPGQGTTATVWLPSRAQPSSLSTEDTHDV, encoded by the coding sequence ATGCAGTCGCTCTCCGCCCTCGAGCCCCTTGCCCGCACCACCGCCCCCGGCCCGGCCGACGCGGTGGCGGCCGGCGCGGCTTCGGCGCGCTCCCGCCGGGGCGCGCGGCTGCAGCCATGGTGGGCCGCGCTGCGCCAGTCGGCACTGGCCATCGGGCTCAGCGGTTTCCTGCTGGCGTTGTTGTGGCTGGGCATCGGCTACGAGCTGGCGGAAGAACGCAGCGGCGCGGTGCAACAGGCCCAGCGCAACCTCGGCAACCTGACGCGCGCCTTCGCCGAGCACACCACCAAGACCATCGAGGGTGCCGACCAGGCCGTGCGCTACGTGCGCAACGAATACCTGGAACGGGGCGCCGCGTTCGACGTCGGGGCCTTCCTGGCCCGTGGTGTCGTCGGGCCTGAGTACCACCTGGTGTCCATCATCGGCGCCAATGGTCTGGTGAGCCATTCCACCCAGCCCTTCCAGCGGGTGGACCTGCGCGACCGCGAGCACTTCAAGGTGCATGCCCAGGGTGGTGCCGACAAGCTCTTCATCAGCAAGCCGGTGCTGGGGCGGGTGTCCAACAAGTGGTCCATCCAGCTCACACGCCGCATCGATGCACCCGGCGGCCGCTTCGATGGCGTGGTGGTGCTGTCCATGTCGCCCGACTACCTGACGCGCTTCTATGGCGAGGTGGACCTCGGCCGCCATGGCGCCATCATGCTGGTGGGCGAGGACGGCGTGGTGCGGGCCAGCGCCAGCCCGGCCGACAACGCAGGCCTGCACAACATCGCGCAGACCGCATTGTTCCGCCAGGCCATGGCCGGGCAGGTGGGCACGCTGCGCAGCGCCAGCCCCATCGACGGCATCGACCGCCAGTGGGCCTATCGCCGGCTGGATGCGTACGGCCTCATCGTGCTGTGCGGCGTCGGCATGGACGAGGTGCTGGCCGATTCCAACGAGCTGCGGCGCACGGCGCTGGCGGGTGCCGTGCTGGTGAGCTTGGTGGTGCTGGCCTTCATGGTGCTGCTGGTGCGCCATGCCCACCGGCAGATCGCGCTGGTGGCCGCGCTGGAAGCTGGCCGCAGCGCGGCGCAGGCGGGCAACCGCCTGAAGACACGCTTCCTGGCCAGCGTTTCGCACGAGCTGCGCACGCCGCTCAACGGCATCCTGGGTTATGCCGAGACCATCCGCGACACCAGCCCCGATGCCGAGGCGCGCGACCATGCGGCCGTGATCCATGCCAGTGCCAGCCAGTTGCACGGCATGGTGAACAACATCCTCGACCTGGTGAAGATCGAGACCGGCCGCATGCCGGTGCAGCCGGTGGACGTGGCCGTCTCGCCCTGGCTGCGCGACCTGCATGCGCGCCATGCCGGCACCGCCCAGGCGCGCGGCCTGCGCCTGTGGCTGGCGCTGCAGCCCGGCTGCCCCGACGACGTGCACACCGACCCCGCGCGGCTGGACCGCGTGCTGGACCAGCTGGTGGCCAATGCGCTGAAGTTCACCGCCGAAGGCGAGGTCTCCATCATCGCCCGTGGCGGTGAGGGCGGCGCTCTGATGATCGACGTCGCCGACACCGGCGTCGGCATGTCGGCCGACAAGCTGGCCGGCGTGTTCCACAGCTTTGAAACGGCGCTGGGCAGCTTCGACCATGCCGGCCAGGGCGCCGGCCTGGGCCTGCCGCTGGCGCAGCAGCTGGTGCAGCGGCTGGGTGGCCAGCTCACGCTTGCCTCCACCCCCGGCCAGGGCACCACCGCCACGGTGTGGCTGCCTTCGCGGGCCCAGCCTTCTTCCCTTTCCACCGAGGACACGCACGATGTCTGA
- a CDS encoding response regulator: MSDLTGVAALPDASPTDTADATRRALVVDDNQLNSQLVAMFLRRLGWQAEVVDDGSAALACLAERSYHLVLLDLRMPQMGGEQVCRRIRQELGLTQLPVVAYTAHSMPEDKQRMLAAGFNELLIKPISFQDVRQLCHAL, encoded by the coding sequence ATGTCTGACCTGACCGGCGTGGCGGCCCTACCCGACGCCAGCCCCACCGACACCGCCGACGCCACGCGGCGGGCTCTGGTGGTGGACGACAACCAGCTCAACAGCCAGCTGGTGGCCATGTTCCTGCGCCGCCTGGGCTGGCAGGCCGAGGTGGTGGACGACGGCAGCGCTGCGCTGGCCTGCCTGGCCGAGCGCAGCTACCACCTGGTGCTGCTGGACCTGCGCATGCCGCAGATGGGCGGTGAGCAGGTGTGCCGACGCATCCGCCAGGAGCTGGGCCTGACCCAGTTGCCCGTGGTGGCCTACACCGCCCACAGCATGCCCGAGGACAAGCAGCGCATGCTGGCCGCCGGCTTCAACGAGCTGTTGATCAAGCCGATCTCGTTCCAGGACGTGCGCCAGCTCTGCCATGCACTCTGA
- a CDS encoding EAL domain-containing response regulator, translating to MHSDAVMLGAAEAAQAAAMAELPAAPRCTVWVAVPEPELAEAIAQALRQAGARVDAVVHDVLGIKRLLMQPRCPLPSVLLTGLRFPDGDAFQLMRLLARRADAPAFFVVSRQQRAVIKAATTLASVCGLALAGVIELPAQPEAIARDLLAYPGRHAPAVAPATAPQPELERHELLALLDRDVLQPWMQPKLRLATGEIIGFEALMRAHDADGVVVMPDRLVAALQRHQLLDQATLHMARRTVEFVATCLQEGMAVSASINVSMQSLSNVAFCQELAAAVDHVQLDPSWITIEITETDAMADLASVIENTGRIRMLGFNLAIDDFGTAYSSFFQLSRIPFSELKIERAFITSLGEDRGKQGIVKACAMLGASLGMHVVAEGVETAEELAQVRAAGCTEVQGYLVSRPMPAPQALDWLRALPEQRFPL from the coding sequence ATGCACTCTGACGCCGTGATGCTGGGCGCCGCCGAGGCGGCGCAGGCCGCCGCGATGGCCGAGTTGCCCGCCGCCCCGCGCTGCACCGTCTGGGTGGCGGTGCCCGAGCCCGAGCTGGCCGAGGCCATCGCCCAGGCGCTGCGCCAGGCCGGCGCCCGCGTCGACGCGGTGGTGCACGACGTGCTGGGCATCAAGCGGCTGCTGATGCAGCCGCGCTGCCCCTTGCCCTCGGTGCTGCTCACCGGGCTGCGCTTTCCCGACGGTGATGCCTTCCAGCTGATGCGGCTGCTGGCCCGCCGGGCCGATGCACCCGCGTTCTTCGTCGTCAGCCGCCAGCAGCGCGCCGTCATCAAGGCGGCCACCACGCTGGCCTCGGTCTGCGGCCTGGCGCTGGCTGGCGTCATCGAGCTGCCGGCGCAGCCTGAAGCCATCGCCCGCGACCTGCTGGCCTACCCCGGCCGCCATGCGCCGGCGGTGGCCCCAGCCACGGCGCCCCAGCCCGAGCTGGAACGCCATGAATTGCTGGCGCTGCTGGACCGCGACGTGCTGCAGCCCTGGATGCAGCCCAAGCTGCGCCTGGCCACCGGCGAGATCATCGGCTTCGAGGCGCTGATGCGCGCCCACGATGCCGACGGTGTGGTGGTGATGCCCGACCGGCTGGTGGCCGCGCTGCAGCGCCACCAGCTGCTGGACCAGGCCACGCTGCACATGGCGCGCCGCACGGTGGAATTCGTGGCCACCTGCCTGCAGGAGGGCATGGCCGTCAGCGCCTCCATCAACGTGTCGATGCAGTCGCTGTCCAACGTGGCCTTCTGCCAGGAACTGGCGGCCGCGGTGGACCATGTGCAGCTGGACCCCAGCTGGATCACCATCGAGATCACCGAAACCGATGCGATGGCCGACCTGGCCTCCGTCATCGAGAACACCGGCCGCATCCGCATGCTGGGCTTCAACCTGGCCATCGACGACTTCGGCACCGCCTATTCCAGCTTCTTCCAGCTCTCGCGCATTCCGTTCTCGGAGCTGAAGATCGAGCGCGCCTTCATCACCAGCCTGGGTGAAGACCGCGGCAAGCAGGGCATCGTCAAGGCCTGCGCGATGCTGGGGGCCTCGCTGGGCATGCACGTGGTGGCCGAAGGCGTGGAAACCGCCGAGGAACTGGCCCAGGTGCGCG